A genomic window from Magnetovibrio sp. PR-2 includes:
- a CDS encoding TldD/PmbA family protein has product MSSDIEDKLNLLQDLIQQAKSKGADAADALFAEGTSLSLSCRKGEVEQLERSEAQDLGLRVFVGKSAAIVSSSDTDKAALDELVERAVAMAKTVPEDPFAGLADPDQLATEFTDFDMYDATEFSAEQLTAFAQEAEDAGLAVNGVTNTEGATAGFSQSAIAFAASNGFAHTYQRSRHSLSASMLAGEGTGMERDYDYTGAVWAEDLQNPDIIGRTAGERAVQRLNPKKAETQQVPIVYDNRAARSLVGHLSSAINGSSISRGTSFLKDSMGKQLFADAINIVDDPHRKRGLRSSAFDDEGLATQARNVIDQGQLTTWFLDLRSARQLGLQSTGHASRGVSSPPSPGASNLYLEAGDVSVEDLIKDIKQGLLVTELIGMGVNMVTGDYSRGASGFWIENGEIAYPVSEVTIAGHLSEMFKELTPANDLEFLYGVDSPSVRIDGMTLAGA; this is encoded by the coding sequence TCTGACATCGAAGATAAGCTCAATCTGCTTCAAGACTTGATCCAACAGGCCAAATCCAAAGGCGCAGACGCCGCGGACGCTCTGTTTGCCGAAGGTACCTCCCTGTCACTATCGTGCCGTAAGGGTGAGGTCGAACAGCTGGAACGGTCCGAAGCGCAAGACCTGGGCCTGCGCGTCTTTGTCGGCAAATCGGCGGCCATCGTTTCCAGCTCCGATACGGACAAGGCAGCCCTGGACGAACTGGTGGAACGCGCCGTTGCCATGGCGAAAACCGTGCCCGAAGACCCGTTTGCGGGCTTGGCCGATCCCGACCAACTGGCCACCGAATTCACCGACTTCGACATGTATGACGCCACCGAATTCAGCGCAGAACAACTCACCGCCTTCGCCCAAGAAGCCGAAGACGCCGGACTGGCCGTGAATGGCGTGACCAACACCGAAGGTGCCACCGCAGGCTTTAGCCAGTCCGCCATTGCGTTTGCAGCCTCCAACGGCTTTGCCCACACCTATCAGCGCTCACGCCACTCCTTGAGCGCGTCCATGCTGGCCGGTGAAGGCACGGGGATGGAGCGCGATTACGACTACACCGGCGCCGTTTGGGCCGAAGACCTGCAAAACCCCGATATAATCGGCCGCACAGCGGGTGAGCGCGCGGTCCAGCGCCTCAACCCCAAAAAAGCCGAGACCCAACAAGTCCCCATCGTCTACGACAACCGCGCAGCACGGTCCTTAGTTGGGCACCTGTCCAGCGCCATCAATGGCTCAAGCATCTCGCGCGGCACCTCGTTTTTGAAAGACAGCATGGGCAAACAGCTGTTTGCCGACGCCATCAACATCGTTGACGACCCGCACCGCAAACGCGGGCTGCGCTCCTCTGCCTTTGACGACGAAGGTTTGGCGACCCAGGCGCGCAACGTCATTGACCAAGGCCAACTCACGACGTGGTTCTTGGATTTACGCTCGGCCCGCCAACTGGGGCTACAGTCTACCGGCCATGCCAGCCGCGGCGTGTCCAGCCCGCCGTCACCTGGGGCATCGAACCTCTATCTGGAAGCCGGCGACGTTTCTGTTGAAGATCTGATCAAAGACATCAAACAAGGCCTTCTGGTCACAGAGCTGATCGGTATGGGCGTGAACATGGTCACTGGCGACTATTCACGCGGGGCCAGCGGTTTTTGGATTGAAAACGGCGAAATCGCGTACCCGGTCAGCGAAGTCACCATTGCCGGACACTTGAGCGAAATGTTTAAGGAATTGACCCCGGCCAACGACCTGGAATTCCTCTACGGCGTTGATTCTCCTAGCGTTCGCATCGATGGCATGACGCTAGCGGGGGCCTAA
- the msbA gene encoding lipid A export permease/ATP-binding protein MsbA → MTHISTTKLMGRLWREHIRTYAGWLILAVTFMAVVAACTTFSAYLMKPIVNDIFVNRDEDMLWLIGGSVFIVFIVKGIATYAQQVLMSKVGMRIVADLQNRLYRHLTDLDISFFHANATGTLVSRFTVDITSMRVAVSHAITVFGKDMLSLIGLVGNMFWQDWQLALIAIFVFPVAISPIAKIGRRMRKVTVNSQVETGQLMTTLEQTFQGIRMVKAYSMEGYERGRVDTLVEKLFGLSYKGARTRALSSPIMETLGGVAIGIIIIYGGFRVIQDATDPGSFFSFITALLLAYEPMKRLANLNATVQEGLAGAQRTYKVLDHVSRIQETEGAATLNVSGGKIQLENVSFSYPKSDEDGFHETALDNINITIPAGKTVALVGTSGAGKSTIMNLVPRFYDVTDGKVLIDDQNIRDVTFESLRNAIALVSQEVTLFDDTVRANIGYGRKGASFEDIQDAARHAAAHDFIQELPEGYDTMVGEHGVRLSGGQRQRLAIARAMLKNAPILLLDEATSALDTESERHVQTALEELMANRTTLVIAHRLSTVVDADLIIVLSQGRVVEQGSHDELLEKGGQYANLYQLQFAEDATEQALEI, encoded by the coding sequence GTGACGCACATTTCCACCACCAAATTGATGGGCCGTTTGTGGCGTGAGCACATCCGCACCTATGCGGGTTGGTTGATTCTGGCTGTGACTTTCATGGCCGTCGTCGCCGCCTGCACGACGTTTAGCGCGTATCTCATGAAACCCATCGTCAACGACATCTTCGTCAACCGCGACGAAGATATGCTGTGGCTGATCGGTGGATCGGTCTTCATCGTCTTCATCGTCAAAGGCATCGCGACGTACGCGCAACAGGTGCTCATGTCCAAGGTCGGCATGCGCATTGTCGCGGACTTGCAAAACCGCCTGTATCGTCACTTGACCGACCTGGACATCAGCTTTTTTCACGCCAACGCCACCGGCACATTGGTGTCGCGCTTTACCGTCGACATCACGTCTATGCGCGTCGCCGTGTCACATGCCATTACCGTGTTTGGCAAAGACATGCTGTCGCTCATCGGTTTGGTCGGCAACATGTTCTGGCAGGACTGGCAGCTGGCCTTGATCGCCATTTTCGTTTTTCCCGTCGCCATTTCGCCCATCGCAAAAATCGGGCGGCGCATGCGCAAAGTCACGGTGAACTCGCAAGTCGAAACCGGGCAGTTGATGACAACCTTGGAACAAACCTTCCAAGGCATCCGCATGGTCAAAGCCTATTCCATGGAAGGCTATGAGCGTGGCCGCGTCGACACCTTGGTCGAAAAACTCTTTGGGCTGAGCTACAAAGGTGCGCGCACCCGTGCGCTGTCCAGCCCTATTATGGAAACCTTGGGCGGCGTCGCCATCGGCATCATCATTATCTATGGCGGCTTTCGTGTCATTCAAGACGCCACGGACCCCGGCAGCTTTTTCTCTTTCATCACGGCACTGCTTTTGGCTTATGAGCCGATGAAGCGTTTGGCGAATTTAAACGCCACCGTGCAAGAAGGCTTAGCAGGCGCGCAACGCACCTACAAAGTCTTGGATCACGTCAGCCGCATCCAAGAAACCGAAGGGGCGGCCACCTTGAACGTCAGCGGTGGTAAAATCCAACTGGAAAACGTGTCGTTCAGCTATCCCAAATCCGACGAAGACGGCTTTCACGAAACGGCTTTGGACAACATCAACATCACCATTCCCGCTGGCAAGACCGTGGCCTTGGTGGGCACGTCCGGTGCGGGCAAATCCACCATCATGAACTTGGTGCCGCGCTTTTACGATGTCACCGACGGCAAGGTTTTGATCGACGACCAAAACATTCGCGACGTCACCTTCGAAAGCCTGCGCAACGCCATTGCCCTGGTCAGCCAAGAAGTCACCCTGTTCGATGACACCGTGCGCGCCAACATCGGCTATGGGCGTAAAGGTGCCAGTTTCGAAGATATCCAAGACGCCGCCCGCCACGCAGCCGCCCACGACTTTATCCAAGAGCTGCCCGAAGGCTACGACACCATGGTCGGTGAGCACGGCGTGCGTCTGTCCGGCGGTCAACGTCAACGCTTGGCTATCGCGCGCGCCATGTTGAAAAACGCACCTATTCTACTGTTGGACGAAGCCACATCTGCGCTGGATACGGAATCGGAACGCCACGTGCAAACGGCCCTGGAAGAACTGATGGCCAACCGCACCACTTTGGTCATTGCCCACCGCCTGTCCACCGTTGTGGATGCAGACTTGATCATCGTCTTGAGCCAAGGCCGTGTGGTCGAACAAGGCTCCCACGACGAACTGCTGGAAAAAGGCGGCCAGTACGCCAACCTCTACCAACTGCAATTCGCTGAAGACGCCACTGAACAAGCTCTCGAGATTTAA